From one Bombus affinis isolate iyBomAffi1 chromosome 9, iyBomAffi1.2, whole genome shotgun sequence genomic stretch:
- the LOC126920719 gene encoding uncharacterized protein LOC126920719 gives MFDPQPLGQTAARSGFRRKGPIEALEPAGPPLPSPSPSRPSSSKRRKSLECRRFLAPQCFLCSSVFFLRRRRIRFRGPGNHGENGNEDHSRQPFRNNTVFRWVLGVLRIGVELASWYWQGAPASKSFSRFAFN, from the exons ATGTTTGACCCTCAGCCGCTTGGGCAAACAGCGGCACGCTCAGGATTTCGTCGAAAGGGCCCGATAGAAGCTCTTGAGCCGGCGGGCCCTCCACTTCCGTCGCCATCTCCATCACGTCCTTCTTCCTCGAAGAGGCGTAAAAGCCTCGAGTGCCGCCGTTTTTTGGCCCCGCAGTGTTTTCTCTGCTCCTCCGTATTCTTCTTGCGGCGTCGGAGGATCAGGTTTCGTGGCCCTGGCAACCACGGTGAGAATGGAAATGAGGACCACTCCCGTCAACCTTTTCGTAACAACACAGTTTTTCGATGGGTTCTGGGAGTGTTGAGGATCGGTGTTGAGCTTGCATCTTGGTACTGGCAAGGTGCACCAGCTTCAAAGTCATTTTCGAG GTTTGCATTCAATTGA